The genomic stretch aaattagcaagcatttctaaaaacctgttttttctttgtcattatggggtattgtgtgtagattgatgaggggaaaaaaattttttttaatcaattttagaataagactaacgtaacaaaatatggaaaaagtcaagctgtctgaatactttccgaaggcactgtatttgggcTTGAAGTGGAAAATCCGAAGTGGGAACTTTGTGGAAATCCATGTCAATGACGTGCAAGTTCTTTCTAACTTGCATGTCAGTTATAGGGCTGGCTTTAgttagtttggaaccacctaccTACAAAACCTGTTAGAGCCAACATGTGTGGCCTCCTTACTTCCTGTTTACAACCTGTTGCTACTGTGGCTTACTGCGGTCTGCAATGCACTTTGACTGTTGCATCGGCTAATGCCGGTGAAAAGGTGAGTAAAAAAATTGCTATATTATTCTGATCAGTAGATGAAGTGGATAGGTGAAATGTTAACACATCTGGGACACTTCATTGTTTCTGGCGCTAGAGCaagagtgtagctagctagcaagtagcAGTTGCTTGCTAACTATACACgtttggctggctagctagctagctatagctagcatAGCTAACTGTGTGGTAAAAGTAAATCCACATGAAGTTCATATATAGCTCCGTGAGTAAATCACTGCTCTACCAGTACTAACACTACCGTATTGCTTTAATTTTGTTACAAACCGCGAAGCTGTCACCAAAACTGCAAGATGTCTCTACAGTAATAAACCTAGCTGTCAAATGGAATGTGCTTGCGGGCCAATGTGATACATAATGATGCAAAGTAATACAGTTCAAGTTGTAAGGACAAATCATAATTATGttttaattagctagctagcttgctttcAAGTTGAGAGATTGGGTGTATGTAGCTAGTGAAATTAATTAATCCACCAATTTTGCActtctatgtttagcagagtaaCAATATGTCCTATTAAACAGGCACCAAATGTGAGAATGAATATTGTAGTTGCCTACATACCATTTTCTCTTAGGCTACCCATCCCAGcccccctctgctctgcatggccacaGAAGTGAAATCATGGCCAGACAGACACCTTCCTCGCCACGCAGAATGTTTTAGTGTCATTGTATGTCATTGTCAAGTTCATAGAATTTAGGCTATACATTGATCCATGACAGACAGAAAATGTGTATTAATTAACTCCacctttgtgtctgtgtttcaggAGTCAGACAACAACAATTCAGCCTCACTGAAGTTTATCTAGAAAAATGCAGTGTACACATTAATTTGAGTAGCTTATTGTGAAGGTAGGATAGGTCACTCTAAATAACATCCTAACTCACACGCCCAGAAAGCTGAGAAAGAGGATTCTCTCTTCCAAAAAATGCACATCAGGTATTGGATTCTAGCTTGTAATAtacttattcatgttaccatactGGAACTCATTgattactttacatgtataaggaatgtacagtaccagtcaaaagtttggacacacctactcattcaagggttttttcttgattttttactattttctacattgtagaataatagtgaagacatcaaaactatgaaatgtcatatggaatcatgtagcaatcaaaaagttgttaaacaaatcaaactatattttatatttgagattcttcaaatagccaccctttgccttgatgacagctttgcacactattggcattctctcaaccaacttcacctggtatgcttttccaacagtcttgaaggagttcccacatatgctgagcacttggtggctgcttttccttcactctgtggtccgactcatcccaaaccatctaaattgggttgaggtcgggggtttgtggaggccaggtcatgtcatctgatgcagcactccatcagtctccttctttgaaaaatagcccttacacagcctggaggtgtgttgggtcattgtcctcttgaaaacaaatgatagtcccactaagcccaaaccagatgggatggcgtatcgctgcagaatgctgtggtagccatgctggttaagtgtgccttgaattctaaataaatcacagacagtgtcaccagcaaagcaccccacaccatcacacctcctcttccgtgctttacagtgggaaatacacatgcagagatcatccgttcacccacaccgcttctcacaaagacacagcagttggaaccaaaattctcaactttggactcaagaccaaaggccaaatttccactggtctaatgtccattgctcgtgtttcttggcccaagccagtctcttcatcttattggtgtcctttagttgtggtttctttgcagcaattcgaccatgaaggcctgattcacgcagtctcctctgaacagctgatgttgagatgtgtctgttacttgaggctggtaactctaatgaacatatcctctgctgcagaggtaactCAGGGTCTACCATTCTGgttgagactgtgtgaatcaggccttaatggtcgaattgctgcaaagaaaccactactaaaaggacaccaataagaagatacttgctttggccaagaaacacaagcaatggacattagactggtggaaatctgtcctttggtctgacgagtccaaattttagatttttggttccaaccgccgtgtctttgtgagacgcagagtaggtgaacggatgatctctgcatgtgtggttcccaccgtgaagcatggaggaggaggtgtgatggtgtgggggtgcattgctggtgacactgtgtgatttatttagaattcaaggcacacttacccatcatggctaccacagcattctgcagcgatattccatcccatctggtttgcgcttagcgggactatcatttgttttcaacaggacaatgacccaacacacctacaggctgtgtaagggctatttgaccaagaaggagagtgatgagtgctgcatcagatgacctggcctccacaatcacccgacctcaacccaattgagatggtttgggatgagttggaccgcagtatgaaggaaaagcagccaacaagtgctcagcatatgtgggaactccttcaagactgttggaaaagcattccaggtgaagctggttgagagaatgccaagagtgtgcaaagttgtcatcaaggcaaagggtggctactttgaagaatctaaaatatattttgatttgtttaacacttttggttattacatgactccatatgacttatttcatagttttaatgtcttcactattattctacaatgtagaaaatactaaaaataaagaaaaacccttgaatgagtaggtgtgtccaaacttttgactggtactatatatataaaaataagtgtcactttgcttcttgaaagtcctaTATCTTGAAAAATGTACTGCTGACATGTAAAACATTTCGGGActgtattaacagtggactaatggagaaaaaaaaaacgtCATTTTTGCACTGCACAGGTTTGAATGCAGCTTCAAGATTCATAGGTAGGTTAGGATTCAAGGTTATTAGGACTGGCATGAATTAAGTCTGACTCAGACTGGGATTTCACACACAGCCTTGCACATCATTACAGCCAACCACAGAAGATACACAACAACATAAGATAAGGACTTGGTGTGGAAATGGGGTAGGGTTTTGGGGCGATAAATAGACTTCAAGAGAATGAGAAATTAGGCTAAATAACTTATTTGTTaggaaaacaagaacatttcactaAATTCAGCAATTGAAGCACCAGGTTAGCACCAGGCCCCAAGCTTCCCAAATAATGAGACGCACCTCTTACCTTCTTCTGCACCAATGTTCTCTCTTACCTTCTTCTGCACCAATGTTCTCCCTTATGTGTCTGGTGACTGACTCCACATAGAGCCACTTCTCACGCTGCCAGTCCTCCTCCCGGTCATAGACCATTGGCCTGGAAAAGACATCCACCCTATTCAAACACTCAAGAAATCTATCCTGCTTCCTTCCATTCTCACAAGACCTCAGATCTGACTAAATTGAATAAGTAATGCTTTATTGATGCTTTGACCCTTCAAGTCATGCAAATTCATTGATTAAATAAAGATGTATTTGTGAAGTGGTTGAGCGGGAGAATAACCAGACTGGCTGTCTACATTCAGAGAACAAAAATAAACCAGTCTCTCTGGAAATAATACCAGTCAGCAGGGCCTGAAGCCAACATTTTGGtacaccagccactgtggcaggtagattatAAAATCTACCAGCCAAAATATTTGTTGCTGCTAAAAttacaaaacacacaaaaaaacagatgagcatgctttgtaatgtttctataCCAATAACTGTATTACTGGTAAGAAGTAATGAGGTATATTGTTTAATTTAGTATTTTGTGACAGATCTTTTtaccaaaatatcacagatgagacaaaaatgttcaCCTGCCCCTTTCAGGCGGGAGGTTACCGTGGTGACGCGAGTCGACTTTCGTTGTGCGTAGCGCTTCTAAAAATGAATCTTTCACTCAGCCCTTCACGTGCGCACAGCCCCCAGCTAGGCAGTGTTGCTGCGCGAGGTGGGATAGGCTATAGGATTAATAGTTGATTTATTTTTGctataaatgtgatcatacttCCCTATTTTTATTCATAAATGCAAGTGAAATGCTAGCACTGAGGAGCCCTGACCACCTGCCAACGTGGCCGGTGAAATAGATGTCTTAcccgccaatgccaaaatctGCCCGCATTTGGCGGGTCTTAATTTTAGGTCCTGCCAGTCAGGGAGGAAAATCAGCAAATTGCTCCCTCTAGAGGAAATTTAGAAAACTTCAAGGACTCTGAAATGTACCTTGGTGCAGTTTTCTGGACAGGTCTTGTCTTGACTACTTTCTGGTCAGACGAAGTTGAAGCTGCGTGGACAGGTTTTATCTTCGTCACTTTCTGTTGCGGTGAAGGTTTCTGGACAGGTGTGGCCTTGATGGCATTCTGTTCTGGTGGTTTCAGGACAGTTGTGTTCTTGATAACGTTCTGCCCAGGCAAAGGTTTCTGAACAATTGTGTTCTTGATAATGTTCTGTCCAGGTGAAGGTTTCTGGACAGGTCTTGTTGTTGTCTTGACAACATTCTTCTCCGGAGAAGGTTTCTGCACAGACCTGGTCTCGGATCCTTTCTGCTCAGGCCGCGTTGAGGGTTTGCTGCTGCTATTCTGCTGCACGCTGGGAACCACCACCACTGACCTCACCTGGACACAGCAGAAAGGTCTTACAGCAATATGACCAGAGAAATCCACACAAGCACTATACAGTCACAACCAAATCTAAGCTATCCTAACAGTTGATGCAGGCtaaacaaatacatttataaatatGGATATATGGACACAAAATACAGGAAAACTATTTGTTAATGATGAAATATTATTATTTAAATCACACAACTACATTAAGAAAACCAAAAAGTGTCAGCGTTCCGTCCGCTTACCTGGACTTGGAGAGGCAAGGTGTTCTTGTAGCTGGTCTCCACGGTTACCTCTTCGGCCACGAGTGTGACCTGGCACTCCTGGACTGAAACAAGCCCACCTTCCCCCCCCTCCACCACGTTTCCCTCACAACCGGCATTGAACTCCACTGGGGCAATGTGACACACTGAGCACTCCAGTATCGGGGCTCCGATACTCCAATCTTCCCCTACTGTGCCCTCCAAGGCCTCATCTGCACCCTCCACTGGGACCAGAGGTGCCCCATATAACCCATAAGACACATCCTCCGAAGTGAAAGAGTAGTGCGGCTGACAAACCACAGCCTGGCCCCCATTGGGATCAGGGAAACCTGGGGGACATGGAGGCTCCCCCTCATCTGACACAGCCATCTGCAGCCTCTGCATCACCTCCCTCCCCCTAAACAAAGGGGTGGACGAAATGTGTGGCTGCAAGGGTGTCACAGCCTGAGACACGTCCTTTCCTGCTCTAAGTGCCTCAAGGTAGGACCTGGAGAAATAACCCTCATCGCTCACACCATCCTCTTCCTCCTGACAGTTTATCTCCTCATTGCCCTCTTTTTCCCTTTCTCCTTCCACCaccatctcctctccttttccctcttcCCGCTCTCCTACCTCATATCCCTCCCCTGAAACCTGCTCCTGTGTTGGACTGTAAGCTAAGAAAGGCTTAGTTTGCTGGGTGTCGCTGTCACTGGGGTTCCGGGCGCGGTCCTCGACAAAGGCTTCAATGCCCTCATcgctccccctgtctctgtcaaTGGGGCTCAGGCACATGATGTCATCCACGTCAAAGTCAAAAACAGGACCAAGGTCCATTGAGACGCTCTTAGGCTCATGGCTCAGGGTCTCAGACCAGGCCTCAGACTCGTTTGATACTGGGCCGCCTGGAGCCGCAGCACCACCCTGTCTACTTCCTGCTTCTCCTGCTTGGACACTCTGGATATGATCAGAGTTTGGCACACATATCACAGCTTCTGATGTACCTTTATCTTTGACTGTATTTTCAACACTAGATGGCACTTTTGGGGGGTCAGTAGTAGGGGAGACAGTGGCTACATCTGGAAGGGGGTTACATGAATCTACAACAGAAGCCAGATCTAGGGAGATGGCCTTAGGACTACAGGGCTTTTTGTATGGAGTCTCATACGTGTCATCAAGGCAGGAGTCATCCAAGCGCCTCTTGTGTCTTGTAggggcattgttgttcacaatCTCTATTTTCAAGTTCCATAACGGATTGGACGAATTCCATGACTGGTTAGTGCTACTAGGACAAACCCTACAGTTTTCACAAGTTATCATTCTGGAATAAACAGAGAGTGGTCTCAAGTGCCCAAAACTCCTATTATCTCCGCTTGGTTTTTCGCTACTAAGCCTATGAAATATTGTTTTCAGAGGCTGGTTAGGCATCTCCATTGCCCCTGATACAGTGGTCAGCCAGCTGGGGCTAAACAGTTACCAGGATCAGGAACTCTTCCTAAGGGGACAAAAAATAAATATGACAAGTAAATACATCTACAACTATTTTGCTTCAATTCCCATTCAGACCCTCCCTGAGCTACTGTTCTGAAACAGGAAAGAATAACTAAGCACTTCTGGGTCACAGATTTTTGGAATCCTTCAGAATAAGAGTCCTGTCCTGTATACTTTGTAAa from Coregonus clupeaformis isolate EN_2021a chromosome 29, ASM2061545v1, whole genome shotgun sequence encodes the following:
- the LOC121544995 gene encoding uncharacterized protein LOC121544995 produces the protein MEMPNQPLKTIFHRLSSEKPSGDNRSFGHLRPLSVYSRMITCENCRVCPSSTNQSWNSSNPLWNLKIEIVNNNAPTRHKRRLDDSCLDDTYETPYKKPCSPKAISLDLASVVDSCNPLPDVATVSPTTDPPKVPSSVENTVKDKGTSEAVICVPNSDHIQSVQAGEAGSRQGGAAAPGGPVSNESEAWSETLSHEPKSVSMDLGPVFDFDVDDIMCLSPIDRDRGSDEGIEAFVEDRARNPSDSDTQQTKPFLAYSPTQEQVSGEGYEVGEREEGKGEEMVVEGEREKEGNEEINCQEEEDGVSDEGYFSRSYLEALRAGKDVSQAVTPLQPHISSTPLFRGREVMQRLQMAVSDEGEPPCPPGFPDPNGGQAVVCQPHYSFTSEDVSYGLYGAPLVPVEGADEALEGTVGEDWSIGAPILECSVCHIAPVEFNAGCEGNVVEGGEGGLVSVQECQVTLVAEEVTVETSYKNTLPLQVQVRSVVVVPSVQQNSSSKPSTRPEQKGSETRSVQKPSPEKNVVKTTTRPVQKPSPGQNIIKNTIVQKPLPGQNVIKNTTVLKPPEQNAIKATPVQKPSPQQKVTKIKPVHAASTSSDQKVVKTRPVQKTAPRPMVYDREEDWQREKWLYVESVTRHIRENIGAEEGVMTELLKLMNHVADQVPGTNRRQWQHPSDLTRRNYQRRFGNDSVKYTLDQWQNQNYRNHRRFAKVPQIFERSQVL